The window TTGAGTATCTAGCCCATTCGGAATAACTTCAACGCGAACATCTTGAAACAGAGAACTCGAACTCGCGCACTTGGCTAGCCAGGTACTCGGAGTAACAATTGTTAAGTTTAAATTCTGCCAAGCTTTCAATTTTCGCTGCCATACCCAGCGGGAAATATCATGACTTTTACCACTATTTAGTTGAGGACAAGCCCCACAGGAATTGATATAGCGATCGCACTCTTGAGAGTAGTGACACCCACCTGTAAACGCCCACATATCATGCAGTGTCCACACAATAGGTTTTTTAAATTTGGCGATGGATTCAATCGATAAGTAGCCATGACAAACCCAATGTAAGTTAACCACATCTGGAGAGAGTTTGGCTACTTTTGAAATAATGCTTTCTGGAAGCCATTGCAGGGAAAAATCTGCCGCGTTGCGCTGACGATAAAATTTTAAGGGTAAAGCATCTAAACGTTCAGGTAGTTTTAACTTAGCGCTTGCCTTTTCCAGAGTCGTTTGGGGGGAAAATACAGCTAGATTATCACTATATTTTAATTGCACTAGAATTTGAGATTCTACACCCAAACGCTGTAAACCCTGGTGCAACCGTAACGTTGCCCGTCCTGCCCCTCCACCATCAGATTCACTCAGATGTAAGACTTTCATCTAGAAATATGACTGACTCCTCACGCCTAGTTTTAAGCTCTGCCTATTGTTTTTTTAACCGCTTGAGCCACTCGCGCTAATTTGGGTCGATTCCATACATACTGCCACACATCCGTTCTCAATTTTGCGGTTGGTGAATAGTATTTCTGGTGCGAAGGAACTAATCGATACTGCATTCCTTGATACACCTCATAGTCGATAATACTCGGCTTTTCGGCATAGCGACTACCGCTGGGGTACTGGCTGGGGAGATAATGAGCGGTTAAGGATTTTCGGGAATATTGGGGATTTAAGGTTGGGAAAGAACCATGAACTGTTCCAGAATTCCAAAATAGTACATCTCCTTTTTTCAAGGCAGGAGCATAAATTTCGTTTTGATGAAGCTCTACATACTCCTTCAATTTTTTCATGTAAGGGCTATTTGAAGCTTTTTCATCAGCCGTTAAGTCGAGTTCAACTCGATGCGATTTGGGCAAAACGTAGAATCTGCCTGCTTCTTCGTGGATGTCTTCTAAGGCGAACCATCCAGCTAGCAGATGACCGCTCGGCATAGAGTCTAAATAATACCAGTCCTGATGAGCCGGTGTAGCGGCGTTCAGATCGAACAACATGGACTGCATCAAGTTATGCTCTTGACTATTGGTGAGTTGAGTCAGTGCATCTCTAACTTGTGGGGAGCAAAAAATTTGTTTAATGGTTTCATCAAACTCTGGATGGTTTGGGTAATCGTGAACATTCAAAAAAGATTCTTCGCAATATCCGAACTCATTGACTTGGTTTCTTTCCCAGCGATTGCTGGATTGTCTAAAAAAATAGCTGTTCGAGTTCAGAACTTGTGATTTATATATGTCTAAAAGCTGATCAATAAGACTTTCTGGAATAAGCTTTTGAAAGATGTAATATCCATTTTCATCATAATACTCTTTCGGCTGGCTCATAAGGTCACCCTGGAGATTTTTTAATGATTGATCAACAAACTGATAGCTTTGAGCATTTAAGCATTATCCTGCTGTTATCACGTCTATCTTAAGGAAGAATAAATATTAATTTCAGTTTTAGCTTATTTTTCTCTAACCTGATAGTGAATTTAGAGCTTGAATATCTTCTTTATTTTATTTTGAGCTTTCTTGAAGATGTTTGGATCGTAATCAAATAACGTTCTTTGGGTAAATCTATCAGCCTCTAAGTCTCGAAAGATAAAGGGTGGATGTTTTAAAGGAAAATCCATTGCTTCTATTGCCATTTTAATATATGGATCTTTTTCATCATGGATGTGGGTTGCTTCTGCACCATACCCAATATTAGTTACCAAATTTCTATCAGAAATAATACATAATCCATTTTGAAGCCAACAGGAAAACATCCATTTAAAATCCCATCCTGTTAAACGTCCATCATATAACATCTGAGCCGTTCTTTCCCAAACTTTTACAGCATAAGGGTCTTCTAATATATCTTTCATAAATTTTTTGTCTCGCACTTCAGGCCAGAGTTTAAGGTCAACATCGAAGTACTGCCATGAACGTCTCCAAGTTGCCCATCCCCAGCAAAGGGTAAAACGAGAAAAATAGTAATTGTAATCTGTTCTTTTGCGTCCAAATAGGACATTTTGTCCCGATATATTCATGACCCTTGGATCGTGGCGATAACGGTCTAGCAATTCTTCACAATAGGTAAAAAAGGTAGGATGAGGGATGCAATCATCTTCTAGGATAATGGCTTCTTCAACGGTGTCAAACACCCAATTTAACCCATCTATAATCCGGGGATCGCAACCTAAATTAGTATCAGAGTAATTTTTGAGAACTTGGCATTCCCAGTCTACCCGATCAATAATTGCACGAGCTGAAGCGCACTTTTCTTTATCCTCAGGTCGGTTAGGACGAGGGCCATCGGCAATAACTAAAAGTTGGGAAGGTTGAGCTTTGCGAATGACCTCAAATACTTTTTCTGTATGATGGGGACGATTGAAAATAATCAAGACAACTGGGGTTTTCATCTACGAATAAGGCTTTATAGATTTTTATTAATTGGGACAATTAGCTTGGATATAAGAATAACAGTTGAGATTTTCAGTCAATATTTTTCTGAAGTTAAAACCCCCTACATATATATTAACTTTCTGCAATTCTTTTAAGCTATACCCGCCAATTTTAGGATTTTTAACAACGAATCTAATTTTACCAAGATATTGTCTCCAGCCAAGTGTGGGTCAATCCCTTCTGGTGGTTTTCGTCCTTCCCCAATCAAGTAGTAATAATCTAGATTGATTTGGTTTAGCATGGCCCAATAACCAACATTGACATAATTGGGGGAAAAAATCTCGATTAACTTCGTTCCTGGCTGGCAGAATACCATATTTGTAATGCCTGAACCATGAGGCGCGATTACAACCTTGACCGAAGAAAAAAGTGCCGCTTTTTCAGTGATCGTCATTGACTCTAGGGCTATGCTTTTGAATCCCCATTGTGCTAAAAAAGCTGTAACTTCAGCTTCGTTAATAACTTTACGATATTGAGCATCAGAACGACTGATATAAAGCCGCTCTACATCTTTATAGCGTTGGGTATTAGAAGCAGAATTGGGTAAAAACTCTCTCCTTAAGAAATCACAAACCCAACGCGGAGGGTTTCCTGATAAGGCTGGCAATGAAGGAACCAATAAGCGCTCGGCTTTTATATGTGGATACTTACAACTTTCAATGATTTTATGATCTGGAATTCCTAAAGTTTTTAAGGTTTCTTGTTGAAAGGGGTAATTGTAACTATTCACAATAAATTTATCTATAGTCTTGAAAGAAATTCCTCCTTGACGCAATAGTTCAATTCTGGGCAATAAATCGGTTAACCAGTGAAAATAAATATGAGCTTTGGCTGAAGTGAGGACAGCGGCTGTTCCTTCAATATGATGTACAGGGGGTAACTTCCACTCCCCGAAAATAGAGTGATTTTTGGGTAATCGTTTAAAGTCTAGAGATACGTCGGACAAAATCCGATCATCTCCTGTAATAACAGCACTGTAATCCACGTTTCTTCCCTTGTTAACCCAGACTCGTCCTCTGGGTACGACAACAACGAATGAAGCCGGTAGCGCTCGCCGATATTCAATTTTAAACTTCCAATGGATAGTTTCATCCAGCGTTTTTGGAATTGAGCGATTGATTAACTGAATGGGATAAATTTCTATATAACTACATTGAAGATAATTTGGAGCGGTTTGGTTAGCAATGATCCACTTTTTCGTTGATTCGTAAAAACCTTTAGGTGGACCAATAATTTCGGAGCTAAAAAGTATTTTTTGAATCGGTTTAATTAAAAGATTTTTAGAGCAGCGAATGACTTCGTTCCCTAAAATCCAGTAAGGTCTAATAAAAGCTTTTAATTTTTTCTCAAGTAAGCTCTCTAATAAGCTCAACAGCCTAGAACAAACACTAGGAAGAGAACCTACTATATATTGAATAGCTAAAATAATTGGCGCAATAAATCTATTTAGCAATTGTGCCCAAATTCACCACCCTGTAAAAAGAGGTTTGGATTGAGTCTCACTGATTACATCCCAAACAGCCCAAGCAGTAGAATAGCTTTGGTTTGGTGAAGAAATATCTTGCGAGTTGGGGGATAAAATGCACCAACAGCGTAAGCCGAAACGAGTTGGCTAATGACGGTTGCGATCGCGGCTCCTAATCCTCCGTAATAGGGGATGAAAAAATAGTTTAGCACGATATTCACAACAGCACCGGCGGCGGCTGTTGCAGCGGAAAACTTCATTAACCCCTCTGTGGTGATCCAGGTTTCTCTAGCCACCCCTAAAGACACAAACAAGCCAGCCCAAATATGTATGTTTAAAATTGCCCCTGCCTCTACATAATTGTTGCCATAAAGCAGCGTAACAATTTGGGTCGATAAAAACGTAACCGGAATTGCAACGACATAAGCTAAGGCTGACACCATCGTAAAAAGTTGTTGTAGCCGCTTGTAATAAACCGCCTCACTGATTTCTTTGGATTGTACAATAATGGGAAACACTGAGTTCACGATCGCACCGGGAACGAAGTACCATAACTCTGATATTTTGACAGCTGCCGAATAAATACCAACGGATTCATCCCCTACCATCTGACCCAGCATGACTTGGTCAATCCGCATATAAATCATAATCACGATTCCGGAGAGAATAAGGGGCCAGCTATCTTTGAGTAATGATTTAGCATACCTAAAACTAACGTGCCATGCCTTAATCAGATTCCCCGTTAATCGATAAGCAATGAGCATCCCGATGGCGCTCAAAATATACTCTACAACTATCGCGGTAGCAAAGGCGACGAGTGGCGCTTTCATCTGAATTAATACAATTTTGACCGCATTAATGAGTACATAAGCGGCATTTCTCGCCCAAACTGAATATTTTGACTGAACTTGTGATTGAAACCAGTAATCAATAATGTCAAATGATTGAACAATAGCTCCAGTTGCAACAATGCTTACCAACCAAAGAGTTTCTTGATAGTTAGGGCTACCACTAGAGGTCGAGAAAAAAACGACTCCAAAGGTAACAAAAAACGTTACGATGCTGGCAATAAATTTGAGGATAAAAGCTGTGCCAAGAGTCTCATTTTTATGAGATATATCGCGTGCTAGGTTACGAATGACAATATTGTCTAACCCTAATTTGGCAAACGGAACAAATAGCCCAACGATGGCGATGGCGTAATTGAAGCGACCAAATCTCTCTGGGCCAAGATAACGAGCGAGCCAAAGTCCAACCAGCAGACCCAGAAGCATCTGCACAATCTTTTCTGTAAATAGCCAAGCCGTATTCCCAATAATCTTACGCAGATTAGGGGTGAGCTTTTGCCTAACAGCAGAGAGCTTGTTTAGCATCAAACGTTTCCAATCCTGATTAAATAGTATTTAAAAACTGAATATTCTAGGGATTAACGAAATCGGTAAAAATCCTTTGCCGTCGATTTCTATAAACTTTATTCAGCTCGTTAACGGTAAGATCTCAGGGTACACAGTTCGCTTAGTTGCACTATCCCCTTTTCCTGAAGTATCCAAGGTTAATCGAACAGTCGTTACCACATACCAAAACCAAATGCTGGTAATTCCTACCAAACCTGTTTCGGTCAAATTTGTCATCAAAGTATACGTTAACAGTAAAAGCGGCAAGCCCGCTTCTGGTAAACGAGCTTTACCTAAATAAACAACTGATTTGGCTATATTATTAAAAAATGAGCAAACAAACAGAGCCACGCCTAACCAACCCAACTCAAGCCCAAGATCTAAAAATCCATTGTGAGAATGCGCTGGTTGAAACTGTGTTTTTGCCACAATAATATCACCCCCTGGGTCTCCAGCTCCTCGCCACGGCTGCCAGAAACCCGATAATCCGTAGCCTAAAATAGGACGTTGGTTGATTTTATCTACGATAATCGGCCAAAAATCGGTTCTTCCTGTTAATGTCATATCTTTATTCAGGGTATCTACGACAATAAATTTTAAATTTTCTGTAACAATAATGCTCACGCAAATACTGACTATCATAAACAGAATGACCGAAACAAAAGCCCATTGAACTTTTAGCCTTTTGACAAAACCAAAGTATCCCCACAAACTTAATAACACTACCGTTAAAACTTTGCTGGCTCCACTGTTTCCGTTAATCAATCCAATAAATGATATAACAACGAATGCAAGAGATCGGCGACGTTGCTTAGGAGCATAAAAAGCGTGCATTAACCACAAAACGGCTGTTTGAGCCATGAAAAAAGAGAATTGGTTTTTGTGGCCTAAAACTCCATGCCAATCGCTTTGATTCTCTTTAACCGCATAAAAAATACAAATGATGGCTAGAATGATGTTGACCCACCGCCAAAATCGATAAATTTCTGTCCAAGAATACTGTTTGCCGAAATAAATAGCAAAAATTGTAACCTCTAATAAGACTAAAACCGTTTTTAGCGTGAGGCTTATATCATTTGACCAAAATACAGATAGCGCCGCTAATAGCAAAAATAAACTGAAAAAAGGAGCTTTAACAAAAATGTCGGCTAAGACCCTAATGTAATTTCTTAGCGTATAACGCAGCCGGGAAACTATAATACAAAAAATAATGCTATAGAATCCAATTTGAGCCGCTATAGTGGGGATTGTGGTTGTTATCAGCATCAAAGCTCTAGGATGTAATTTATCAAACGGGCTAAGTGTGGCTCCCGTTGACCCCGCTATACTGATCAGCAACATCCCAAAAAACAACATTTCTATAGCCTCGGTCAGTTTTTTATTTCTGCCTGTATAATTAAAAATTATCAAGAAATAAACGATGGCAATTCCTACGAGAAAAAAAAGAATTATGGGGCTGCTTAAAATAATTTCTTTCATAACTATTGTCTAATTTGCTTCACAGTTTAACTAAAACGTTACGATTTAAGATTGAGAAAAAAAGCATTGACTAGTTCATCAAGTAATTGGGTTCTTTCGGCGACTAGAAGACCATATACCCCGATTTTAGGCTTGAGGATAAAACCCTAGGAAACTGGACAAGATTGCCCAAGAAATGCCTCTTATCTGTTCAATAGGGGGGCATTCAGGTGAGTCAATTCTCATGTCCTCATTGGTAACAGAAGCAGCAGTATCCTTCGACATTGAGCCATAAGTTCCTCTCGCGCTATACCGGACTTACTCAGCATGATATACTCTGTTCCCGGAAAACAGCTTGTTTATCCTTATATCCAACTCAGTTAGTGTCCACAATCTGATGAACCCTATGGGTGCAGAGAAAATGAGTCGTACAAATCAAACAATACAGACTAGATTACCAGAATTTGATTTACTTAGAAGTCTAGCGATAATAGGAGTCGTCATTATTCATATTACAGCCCCCCTGGACTTATATGCCCATCAGGGGGTTTTTGTGTATTATCTATTTGTCAGCATTCATTTAGCTCAACGATTTTGTGTTCCAGTATTTCTAATAATTAGCGGTTTTTTCTTAACCTATAAGATTGAAAATCAACAAAATCCAACTTTAATTTTAAAAAAGAGACTCCTCCGAATCATTCCTCCTTATCTTTTTTGGTCTTCATTTTTTTATTTTTTAGATGTTGTTTTGGGTGAAAGAAATTTCAATCTATTTTTATTACTAAAAGATTTATTGACAGGCTCTGTTGTAGGTTCCTATTACTTTGTGGTTTTGATTATCCAATTTTATGTTTTGTGGTGGCTTCTATCCAAGTTAAAAGTTTGGAATTACACCAAATTGTTGATGATTTCCCTGGGTATTCAGATTATAATAACAAGTTATTTATATTATTATCTATTCCAAGTTCACTACTTCCCTGTAATTGATTTAATGTATCGATTCATAGCGGCTTGGTCTTTTTATTTTGTCTTGGGTTTATGTTTAGGCAATAATTATGAAAAAATTAAAAGGATTATTCAAAAGCTAAAATTTCCTTTAGTTTTAATGAATTTAGTTTTTCTCGTGCTAAGCATCATTGAATTTTACATCATTGATGGTTTAAATCTAGTGAATACCATTAATCCTCAAACAGAGATAACAGGTGCAAAGCTTGAAACGGCTATTTCCTATTGGCGGATATCTTCGCAACTTTATTCTGTCGCTTTTTTTCTTCTGATTATATCCTTCCATAGCACGAATTTTTTGCCATCTGGAGTCACTCAGATTGTAAAAAAAATCTCTGAATATTCTTTCGCTATTTATCTCATTCATCAACCTATTCTTTGGAAATTATTTTTTAGAGTATTTAACTTATTAGGAACGGGAAGCTTAGCTTCTTTTTTGGTTATTTTAGTACTCGATTTGGGGATATGTTACGGCTTGATTTATTTAGGTTGTAAATTTTTGCCCAAAAAGTACAGCCGATATGTATTTGGGTTGTAACCCCATACATTGAAAAATTCCTGAAATTGAACCAAAGGGTTGTATTAAGGATAAAGCGATACGATGCTGGAAGCGCGTTTCTGAGGGAAGGGAAAGTCAGCGATATGAACTGGGTATTTTCAGGCCCTTTAAGGGTGGAAACAGTGGAAATTGCGATCGCCGATTTACCGGCGTCATTGAAAGGCACAAAACTCGTACAGCTTTCGGATTTACACTACGATGGCGTGCGGCTATCGGAAAACTTACTGGCTCAAGCCATTGAAGCCTGTAACCAAGCTGAAGCCGATTTAATCTTGTTAACCGGCGACTACGTAACGGATGACCCGAACCCAATCGACCAACTGGTGCAGCGGCTAAAGCACCTACAAAGTCGCGCAGGTATCTATGCCGTACTCGGTAACCATGACCTTCACCATCGTCGTTCAAAAGTCCAAGTGACAAACGCACTCACGAGTATTGGAGTGCGAGTGTTGTGGAATGAGGTCGCCTATCCTTTAGGGTCAGAATTACCCTTTGTGGGATTTGCCGATCTCTGGTCGCGTGAGTTCAATCCCGCACCCATCATGAATGAGCTTGACCCCAAGACGCCCCGCATCGTTTTGTCTCATAATCCTGACACGGCTGAGTTATTGCAGCAATGGCGAGTGGATTTGCAGTTGTCGGGTCATACTCATGGGGGTCAGGTTGTGATTCCAGGATTTGGCCCTGGCCCCATCTTGCTGAACAAGCTCCAGCCCCATATTCCCAAACCGATGCAGCGCTGGATTCCGTTCATGAGAGCCTGTACCAGGGTCGTCAAGCATTGGGAATGGGCTGAAGGACTGCATCAAGTTGGGAACAATCAGCTCTATATCAATCGGGGTTTGGGCAGTTACGCGCCAGGACGCCTATTTTGTCCGCCAGAGGTGACAGTCATTACTCTGGTGAGAGAGGTGAGGAACTGACGCCTCATCCTCCCCAATCAATAACCACAGGGGCAATTCCCCTCCAAAGTAGTGCTTGGACACTAGCAAATCCCACAAGGCTTTAGCTATCGCAAAACTCTGAGTTTCGTTATAGTACTTCTGAGCGTGATGCTAACGCGCTCAAGTCATCCGTCAGATGATTACGCCATCTGCGTGCAGCAGCGCAAGGTGCTATCGTAAGCCAACCTTTTTCACTCCCTGGGACATTGAAAATTCCCTTTCCTGAGTGCAAGATGTGGCTTTGGCTATCAAACTCAGGTTTCATCCATGAGAAGTAAATTGCTCCAGAACTGGGTGCTCCCTCCAAGTTGGTTACGGTTTTTAATCATCATCATCTTAGTCTTGGGTCTATTTTTTCGGTTTGTTAATCTTGACCGAAAAATCTACTGGATGGATGAAACGTATACCTCACTACGAATTTCTGGATACACAGAAGCAGAAGTCGCACAGCAACTTCTAGAAAGTCAAATCTTGAGCCTTCAAAACTTACACCAATATCAACGTATTAACTCAGAAAAAAGCATCGTTGATACTGTTAAAGGCTTAGCCACCGAAGAACCCCAACTAGCCCCCCTCTATTTCATATTGGTGCGTTTTTGGGCGCAAATGTTTGGCGATTCAGTCGCGGCAATCCGAAGTTTTTCTGCCTTCCTGAGTGTGCTGGCTTTACCTTGCATCTATTGGCTGTGTTTAGAATTATTTGAATCGTCGCTAGTCGGATGGTTAGCGTGTGCCTTGCTTGTCATTTCCCCCTTTCAATTGGTATACGCCCAAGAAGCACGACAATATAGTTTGTGGACTGTGGCGATTTTATTGTCTAGTGCTTCACTTTTACGAGCCATACGCATCAATACTTGGCGCAGTTGGGGACTTTACGCAGTAACAGTAGCAGTGGGTGTTTATTCTCACTTATTTTTCGTCTTAGTTGCCATTGCCCAGGCTATCTATGTCTTCTTTATTAATAACTACCGTTGGAATAAAGCATTAAAAGGTTATTTACTCAGTTCGATCGTAGGAATCATCGCTTTTTCTCCTTGGATTGTCGTGATTCTAACCAACTACAAGCAAGCCTTAACCATGACGGCGGCTCAAGACACCAAAACCTCCTTATTATATTTTCTGAAAAGTTGGTTAGGTAATCTCAGTCGTAATTTTATCGATACGGGCTTTTCTTCCGGTTCGCCTTTTGCAGTACCCTGGTACCATTTAGTATTACCCAGCCTGAGTATCTTAGTTATCACGGCCTTAGTTATCTATTCTCTTTACTTCCTAGCTCGTGATTCTCCCAAGAGAGCTTGGTTATTTATCTTCCTATTAATTGGCTTTACTTCATTAGTTATCATCATACCGGATTTGATTTTAGGCAGGCGTACCTCGGTTACAGGGAGATATATGATTCCTTCTTACCTAGGAATTCAGCTATCGGTTTCTTATTTGTTGGGATCGAAAATTAACCCCACTCTTCTCTCCAACAGATTCCATCAATTCTGGAAGCTGATTCTGCTTGCACTACTCACGAGTGGTGTGATCTCCTGTGTGATTATTTCCCAATCCCAAACTTGGTGGAACAATCTCACGGATACCCATAATCGACAACTCGCTCAAATCATCAACCAAACCAGTAATCCGTTGGTTATTCAAGAAATTGACTCTGCCCCACCTCGTTATAATGTTTTTAATCTAATTTCTTTAAGTTATCTGTTAAATCCAGAAGTAAAATTTAAGTTTATTCCTAAAAATACGACAACTAAAATTCCCCCAAAGTTTAGCAATATATTTTTTATGGCTCCCTCTCATGTTTTGCAATCAGGAATTGAGATAGATTATCAAACTAAAATAGAGCCGATTGATGGAAACCCAGAAACCAGGTTATGGAAATTAATAAAGCCGTAAAGCCTTTGTCTTGGCATTAGAAATATTAGAATATATCGCTCAGAGTCAGATTTTGCACTACCAAGTAAACCATGAAAATCAGATTAACACCACACTGGGCGCTTCCTCCGACTGGATTACGAGTTTTAATCATTGTCTTGTTAGTACTGGCTATATTTTTCCGCTTCACCAATCTGGGTCTTAAAGTTTACTGGCATGATGAAACAATTACCTCATTACATTTGGCTGGTTACATTGGAGAAGATGTGCGACAACGCATTTTTAATGGGGGCATCGTTAGTGTTCAAGATTTACTGAAGTATCAGTATCCAACACCTGAAATAAGCTTAAACGATACCCTTCGCACTTTGATTATAGAAGACCCTCAACATCCGCCCGTCTACTATCTATTGGCGCGACTTTGGATGCATTGGTTTGGTAATTCTGTGGCAGTTATAAGGAGTGTATCTGCCCTGATTAGCTTGCTCGTATTTCCATGTATCTATTGGCTATGTATTGAATTATTTGAATCGTCCCTAGTGGGATGGGTTGCGATCGCACTCAGTTCAATCTCACCCGTGTACCTCGTCTTTGCTCAGGAAGCACGAGGGTATAGCCTATTGATGGTAACTATCCTCCTATCGAGTGCCTCCCTTCTAAGAGCCATGCGATTGAACACAATAGGAAGTTGGCTAATTTATGCCATAACTTTGGCATTGGGGCTTTATAGTCTTCCCTTAATTCTACTCACCGCCATTGGACATGGGATCTATGTGGTCATAGTCACAGGCTTACGGTGGAACAAGACGATTACCTCTTATCTTCTAGCTTCATTCGCAGGAGTTTTAGCCTTCACTCCTTGGCTGGCATTAACATTTAATAGTTTAACAAAAGCCCAGGCATCAACAGCTTGGTCTGGCACTAAAGTCCCTCTATCCCGTTTAGTTAAAAGTTGGATTGGCAACATTAGCAGAGTTTTCTTTGATATCAACCTTGACGCCAGTGCTCCGGCAATTTACCTCATTCCTCCCGTCTTAATTCTTTTAGTTTTAGTCATCTATTCGTTCTATTTTCTGTATCGTCAAACTCCTCCAAAGATCTACCTATTTATTTCAACCATGATTGGGGTTCCGTTCCTAGCCTTACTAATTCCCGATCTGATTTCAGGTGGGCTGAGATCCAGTGTTCCTCGATATCTTGTCCCTGGTTTTTTAGGAATTCTGCTAACCGTCACTTATCTTCTGAGTCAGAAAATTGTCTCGGCTAATTCGCTACAACGAAAACTCTGGCAATCTGTGATGCTGCTGCTAATTTCGGCGGGCATTATATCCTGTGTCGTCTATTCCCAGTCTCAGGTATGGTGGAACAAAAAACCTAGCGATACTCATGTCCAAGCCGCGACGATTATTAATCAAGCCAATCGTCCTTTACTGATTACCAGTTACTATCACGCTAATTTTGGTGAACTTTTATCGATGAGCTATCTCCTCAATCCCAAAGTGCAGCTTCAATTAGTATCAGAACCGAATATACCCAACATTCCTCAGGGGTTCAGCGATATTTTTGTTTTCAACCCTTCTCCTGCCTTAAAATCTGGACTCGAAAGAGACTACAACAGCAAAGTGGAGCCAATCGAACCCAGTGATCTCCAGCTTTGGCAACTCAAAAAAATAGTTAAATAGATTTCACCTTCAGAATTCCCGATCCGCAATATTCCGCACATTGCGAATGGTATGGGGCAAAACGCCTACTAAGCGAGCAAAGGCTTCATCCGGCAACTTCGCAAGAGTCTCCGAATCAAAGTATTGCTCAAACTGATTGAGAATCATCTGAGCGCGTTGTGCAGGCACGGGATTGTCGGTAATTTGTCGAGTGAGTCGAATCCACTGTCGTCGAAGCGCATAAGCCCGTTGCCGCTCATCAGCCGTTTCTGGATAAACCAACGAAAAATTACCCACTAGCAGTACTCGCTGGCAATCCAAATCGAATAGCCCACCGACTGCCGATCCGGGGCCAGCAAATTCGGCGTGATAGCGCTTATAGAGAATTAAGCCATTCCGACGCCGACTATTGATGATTAGCAGTTGCTTATCGTGCAACTGCTTGAGGACTGCCAATGCCTGTGAGTCTTGAAACTGATCCATGCCACTATAGCCTTGAGAGTCGGCGAAACCTATCCGGCGGGCAAGCACCTCCTCTTCGTAAAGAGCTGTCTGGCAACGCTGTTTGTTATCGCTCTCCATCTCAACTTGTATTGCTTAACTTCTCTGAGCAGGGAGGCACCCAGACCGAAAGCACGACCGACAAACTCAATTGGTATAAGTTCTTGAGGATACACTAGCAGAAAAATTCAGTTTACCATCTGTTTTTAATTACCCTATCAAACAAACTCAGATTCAGGATTGTTTGTTGCTCGTTAACTTTGTAACTCCATTTTATGGCATACCGCTTGGGTACAGGAAAGATTGCCGTGGGGAGATTA of the Allocoleopsis franciscana PCC 7113 genome contains:
- a CDS encoding glycosyltransferase family 39 protein translates to MKIRLTPHWALPPTGLRVLIIVLLVLAIFFRFTNLGLKVYWHDETITSLHLAGYIGEDVRQRIFNGGIVSVQDLLKYQYPTPEISLNDTLRTLIIEDPQHPPVYYLLARLWMHWFGNSVAVIRSVSALISLLVFPCIYWLCIELFESSLVGWVAIALSSISPVYLVFAQEARGYSLLMVTILLSSASLLRAMRLNTIGSWLIYAITLALGLYSLPLILLTAIGHGIYVVIVTGLRWNKTITSYLLASFAGVLAFTPWLALTFNSLTKAQASTAWSGTKVPLSRLVKSWIGNISRVFFDINLDASAPAIYLIPPVLILLVLVIYSFYFLYRQTPPKIYLFISTMIGVPFLALLIPDLISGGLRSSVPRYLVPGFLGILLTVTYLLSQKIVSANSLQRKLWQSVMLLLISAGIISCVVYSQSQVWWNKKPSDTHVQAATIINQANRPLLITSYYHANFGELLSMSYLLNPKVQLQLVSEPNIPNIPQGFSDIFVFNPSPALKSGLERDYNSKVEPIEPSDLQLWQLKKIVK